The Vairimorpha necatrix chromosome 1, complete sequence genome contains a region encoding:
- a CDS encoding FIP1-like 1 protein: MDNRDFVINENYHSSEDSNELELVIDKNNKEALEDEKNLFEFDITKLDEKPWNKPGEDITDYFNYGFNETTWKEYCNMQKGQYYKR, encoded by the coding sequence ATGGACAATAGAGATTTTGTTATAAACGAGAACTACCACAGTTCAGAAGATTCAAATGAACTTGAGTTAGTAATTGATAAAAACAACAAAGAAGCACTTGAAGACGAGAAGAATTTGTTTGAATTTGATATTACAAAATTAGACGAGAAGCCATGGAATAAACCAGGGGAAGACATAAcagattattttaattatggATTCAATGAAACCACATGGAAAGAATATTGTAATATGCAAAAGGgacaatattataaaagataa
- a CDS encoding DNA mismatch repair protein, with protein MHKIVKLSPEIQKRICAGEVIVSPYNVLKELLENSIDAGSTQISVVVTKDNLNLEVHDNGCGIEESDFQNLALPHHTSKFETSTYGAHFYGFRGEALASIRCVSNLTIKSKTKNNELGFIRNFKEDEVIPISMNNGTSVIIKNLFFNNKIREKCFYKKLSVFRSLNELVNMFSIKNSHIRFQFNDINYFYNDKIIENNILKDNSHINEEDSHTNEEDSFDFYDELVEFKKSDQISYEKCDDFLTSFKSDQISKIYKISSLRQFSNKFITLIFSSSMINFRTYTFILFINNRLVTNQNIKSQVSKKYHNILPKGRHPFLYLELRIPVKHIDVNVHPSKKEVLIEYEDLIVEVIDKILDEGLNETKSVYKRNIDTGYTINREIIYKESSNLEDCIYSVKDQKEETEFSIKERNYEDSLINIYSRIYEHSPCSKFLEYKLLSIQNLKSEIIEIDQSFIKDIVFCGVVNLPDPLLLVQYNQYLMKCNLLDLIPVLIYHYFLYNFGNLKSKSCSFKCKTINSGFIKMLKEYFSIEIKNNLIVRVPVIGDFIGEEDKWKEFDIKNQTEEEVFREIFYKLGEIYKNVEINRSVFNVLKKDLKCTKEVLKTFTIVKCLKDLYKNFERC; from the coding sequence ATGCACAAAATCGTCAAATTGTCGCCAGAAATACAAAAACGAATTTGCGCTGGTGAAGTAATTGTAAGTCCATACAATGTCTTAAAAGAATTACTGGAAAATTCTATAGACGCAGGATCTACACAAATATCAGTCGTAGTTACTAAAGATAATCTTAATCTTGAAGTTCACGATAATGGTTGTGGAATCGAAGAGTCAGATTTCCAAAATCTCGCTTTGCCACACCACACTTCCAAATTCGAGACATCGACTTACGGCGCACATTTTTATGGATTTCGAGGTGAAGCACTCGCTTCCATAAGATGTGTATCTAATTTGACTATTAAATCTAAGACAAAGAATAATGAACTTGGatttataagaaatttcaaaGAAGATGAAGTAATACCAATATCTATGAATAATGGGACTTCTgttatcattaaaaatttgttttttaataataaaatacgggagaaatgtttttataaaaagttgTCAGTTTTTAGAAGTTTAAATGAACTGGTAAATAtgttttctataaaaaatagtcATATAAGATTCCAGTTTaatgatataaattatttttacaatgataaaataattgagaataatattttaaaagacaATTCACACATTAATGAAGAAGATTCACACACTAATGAAGAAGACtcatttgatttttatgatGAACTCGTAGAGTTCAAGAAATCAGACCAAATTTCATATGAAAAATGCGACGATTTCCTTACAAGTTTCAAATCAGACCAAATCtctaaaatttacaaaatttcgTCTCTTAGACAATTTTCCAACAAGTTTATCACTTTAATTTTCTCATCATCAATGATAAATTTCAGGACTTATactttcattttatttattaataacaGACTTGTCACCAATCAGAATATTAAATCACAAGTTTCTAAGAAATATCACAATATTTTACCAAAAGGAAGACatccttttctttatttagaaTTGCGAATACCAGTGAAGCACATCGATGTGAATGTTCACCCGAGTAAAAAAGAGGTACTTATTGAGTATGAAGATTTAATCGTAGAAGTgatagataaaatattagatgAAGGACTTAATGAGACAAAAAGTGTCTATAAAAGGAATATTGACACTGGGTATACAATAAATAgagaaataatttataaagaatcTTCAAATCTAGAGGATTGCATTTATTCTGTAAAAGATCAAAAGGAAGAAACCgaattttcaataaaagaaagaaattatgAAGATTCCttaataaacatttattcTAGAATTTATGAACATTCGCCatgttctaaatttttagagTACAAATTATTGAGCAtccaaaatttaaaaagtgaaataatagaaatagatcaatcatttataaaagacaTAGTCTTCTGCGGGGTAGTAAATCTACCTGATCCACTTTTATTGGTCCAATATAACCAATATCTAATGAAATGTaatttattagatttaattcctgttttaatttaccattattttctttataattttggtaatttaaaaagcaAGTCTTGTTCTTTTAAGTGCAAAACAATCAATTCcggatttattaaaatgcTCAAAGAATATTTCAGTATAGAAATTAAGAATAATTTGATAGTAAGAGTCCCCGTAATTGGGGATTTCATAGGTGAAGAAGACAAGTGGAAagaatttgatattaaaaaccaAACCGAAGAAGAAGTATTTagagaaatattttacaaattgggagaaatttataagaatgTAGAAATTAATAGAAGCGTATTtaatgtattaaaaaaagatttgaaATGTACCAAAGAAGTATTGAAGACATTTACCATAGTGAAATGTCTTAAAGATTTATACAAGAATTTTGAGAGATgctaa
- a CDS encoding putative SP-containing protein yields the protein MFWGLLIVFLHIHKYKANPLLEEKTEETELCKKHLSINDYTFKGDYYNDEKFKRISKIIFYTVLGKIKFPLDKHYHYFSRDTDVNYKISFKDLKYAEYMNFIMNRADDALNLDDSSQEDEKHYKAQAIRDLLAGLASYTKGFMHALVCINYRDNEIDVETIKLFLDKYLKITQNTEEKTLSLAKFNLEKNNFFNDLNESVNIGKTDDVSTREADLITRRRNKRGAKLLNESAEMLDNDNNNTKLNNTSIQDSSSDDNKKNFIGCQETNDAFQSNTNINIQLNNIITQGNNPQDNNINKRNDSNNETEEMYDDGQENKHINIPADLSIDIEADRNNITRNNNFISQDNSSSIASDSTDMFKELTSLMQHKPLITTHDNVNNLGMTTYYSPNYLSGACLLHILFRNSLGLN from the coding sequence ATGTTTTGGGGGCTTCTTATAGTTTTTCTACATATCCACAAGTACAAAGCTAATCCTCTACTCGAAGAAAAAACCGAGGAAACCGAGCTATGTAAAAAACACCTGTCAATTAATGATTATACTTTTAAGGGAGATTACTATAATGACGAGAAATTTAAACGAATATCaaagataatattttatactgTTTTaggtaaaataaaatttccaTTAGATAAACattatcattatttttcCAGGGATACCGATGTAAATTATAAGATCTCCTTCAAAGACCTTAAATATGCCGAAtatatgaattttataatgaacCGCGCAGATGATGCTTTAAATCTTGATGATAGTAGTCAAGAAGACgaaaaacattataaagCTCAAGCAATTAGAGATTTATTAGCCGGTCTCGCAAGTTATACTAAAGGATTTATGCATGCCTTGGTCTGTATTAATTATAGGGATAATGAAATTGATGTTGAAACAATTAAACTTTTTcttgataaatatttaaagataaCACAGAATACTGAGGAAAAAACTCTTAGTTTGGCGAAGTtcaatttagaaaaaaataacttttttaatgatttaaatGAAAGTGTTAACATAGGAAAAACTGACGATGTTAGTACCCGAGAAGCCGACCTAATTACCAGACGAAGAAACAAACGCGGAgcaaaattattaaatgaaAGTGCCGAAATGCTGGACAATGACAACAATAACACCAAATTGAATAATACTTCCATTCAAGACAGTAGCAGCGATGacaataagaaaaatttcattGGTTGCCAAGAAACTAATGATGCTTTTCAATCAAATACTAATATCAACATTCagttaaataatattattactCAAGGCAATAATCCACaagataataatattaacaaGCGAAACGATAGTAACAATGAAACTGAAGAAATGTATGACGATGGacaagaaaataaacatatcaACATTCCAGCGGATCTATCTATTGACATTGAAGCAGATCGAAATAATATcacaagaaataataattttatcagTCAAGACAATAGTAGCAGTATTGCGTCAGATTCCACAGACATGTTTAAAGAACTTACCTCACTCATGCAACATAAACCCCTTATTACCACTCATGATAATGTTAATAATCTAGGCATGACAACTTATTATAGTCCAAATTATCTGTCGGGGGCTTGCTTATTGCACATTTTGTTTCGTAATTCTTTAggtttaaattaa
- a CDS encoding putative SP-containing protein, with translation MIWIPPIVFMLIAKSMAKPPIKGKIETDEDCKKQLSMYNYTFTKDYYETEKFKIITKVVFKALLDEIKFPLDEQYHYFSRDKDVKYKIIRHDLKYINYMYYIMYPAESSSDLDDDSQEYHVEFYKAQAIKDLVIGMAFFTKKLLHTLVCINYRDKEMYVNIIRYFFDKFVKIKQNEEEKILSFEKFNFDINNFFNDLNKNVNMGVPEDINTQEYDKLSAPIKNNIMLEDKGTTSSANESNKIHDNRNESVQVDNVTIQYNSGNDIEELFVDGRENSSNIEKENNAIIQSNMSISTELKTLKSHYNNSIHTQDNYVNLQENNANDVNENPIDDREIESTILPANENIYMQSNHINIIQDNNIISQINTSSFTPDNTTMLEELTLFMQDNSFITIHDSVSNLGFPTYNSPNYLSSVCILPILFHNTLGLN, from the coding sequence ATGATTTGGATTCCTCCAATAGTTTTTATGCTTATCGCAAAGTCTATGGCCAAGCCTCCGATTAAAGGAAAAATTGAAACAGATGAGgattgtaaaaaacaacTCTCGATGTACAATTATACTTTTACAAAAGATTATTATGAAACcgagaaatttaaaataataacaaaaGTAGTATTTAAAGCTCTTTTAgatgaaataaaatttcctTTAGATGAACAGTACCATTATTTTTCGAGAGATAAAGATGtaaagtataaaattatcCGACATgacttaaaatatatcaattATATGTATTACATAATGTACCCCGCCGAAAGCTCATCAGATCTTGACGATGATAGTCAAGAATATCATgttgaattttataaagcGCAAGCAATTAAGGATTTGGTGATTGGTATGgcattttttacaaaaaaattattgcaTACCTTAGTCTGTATTAATTATAGAGACAAAGAAATGTatgttaatataattagatatttttttgataagtTTGTAAAGATAAAACAGAATGAAGAGGAAAAAATTCTTAGTTTTGAAAAGTTCAATTTcgatataaataatttttttaatgatttaaataaaaatgttaataTGGGAGTTCCTGAAGATATCAATACTCAAGAATACGACAAACTTTCCGccccaataaaaaataatataatgcTAGAAGACAAAGGTACTACCAGTTCGGCTAATGAAAGCAATAAAATACATGATAATCGCAACGAAAGCGTCCAAGTGGATAATGTAACCATACAGTACAATAGTGGCAATGACATTGAAGAACTTTTTGTTGATGGCCGAGAAAATAGTAGCaatattgaaaaagaaaacaatgCCATCATACAATCAAATATGAGCATTAGCACCGAATTAAAGACTTTAAAATCTCATTACAATAATAGTATACATACTCAAGATAATTATGTAAACTTGCAAGAAAATAATGCTAATGACGTGAACGAAAATCCTATCGATGATCGAGAAATTGAAAGTACTATCCTACCAGCAAATGAAAATATCTACATGCAAAGCAATCATATCAATATCATTCaagataataatattatcaGCCAAATAAATACTAGCAGCTTTACACCCGATAATACGACTATGTTAGAAGAACTTACCTTATTCATGCAAGATAACTCCTTTATTACAATTCATGATAGTGTTAGCAATTTGGGATTTCCAACATATAATAGTCCAAATTATCTTTCGAGTGTTTGTATATTGCCcattttatttcataatACTTTAGgcttaaattaa
- a CDS encoding MULE domain-containing protein, with product MNDNFKILKVNVEDKILSIKIRYTLLTLIRTALDDGDTVIVTFVVDGTFKSSPQGFYQIVVFHEHKFGQTFPYIYILLKGKSERPYSRVSDKCKELVTMNVENFVTDFERGLFNALRMSLPEANWNGCLLQLGQAACKRVGAMGDIEKFKNDSNYNLVFKRILRLAFVPIRDVSVETRNTNIALFISRILDCGEIELYNLKRYKKGLFESKKTQKAEDKIRIIVKNYKHYSREQYMNALLQHVNFKCE from the exons ATGAACGAcaactttaaaattttaaaggtCAATGTGGAggacaaaattttatctattaAGATCAGATATACACTTTTGACTTTAATAAGGACGGCACTAGACGATGGAGATACAGTAATAG ttACGTTCGTAGTCGATGGAACGTTTAAATCTTCTCCTCAAGGGTTTTACCAAATTGTCGTCTTTCATGAACATAAATTTGGCCAAACTTTTCCatacatttatattttactcAAGGGAAAAAGTGAAAGGCCATATTCTAGAGTTTCCGATAAATGTAAGGAATTAGTTACTATGAATGTTGAGAACTTTGTGACTGATTTTGAGAGAGGATTGTTCAATGCATTACGAATGTCTCTCCCTGAAGCAAACTGGAATGGATGCTTGCTTCAACTTGGGCAGGCAGCCTGTAAAAGAGTCGGAGCAATGGGGGATATAgaaaagtttaaaaatgattctAACTATAATCTAGTATTCAAAAGAATTCTTAGATTAGCTTTTGTGCCAATACGAGATGTTTCG GTTGAGACAAGAAATACAAATATCGctctttttatttcaagAATACTCGATTGTGGAGAAATTGAATTATATAATCTAAAAcgttataaaaaaggatTATTTGaatctaaaaaaacacaaaaaGCGGAGgataaaattagaataatcgtaaagaattataaacattatTCTCGTGAACAGTACATGAATGCATTATTGCAACACGTGAACTTTAAATGCGAATAG
- a CDS encoding protein DOPEY1, with product MSLKEKYTLEITRKLDYFKNAKEWPDFISLLTSIDTTIETYSLPFIPKLEYLSKRLNQCLNPLLPAGVHLKALETYSIIFSTISEDDFISNFGVYTLGLFNFGINSRVLVLSSYLSLLDKFIIPLGVKIESFTINVLYGILPSIDTDGEYYKIGLDLLSKYKDLIDKKVFYISMWQIFLQNVEYRLSVILFLMNEPLNYEEMVFDKILVIRALKEGLRSEDLLILRNTLNLILYMFPSKNLSSEMNCEILEGMFQIFTKREQSLNKRIFQYLSTNEEEEFKEDELDEAALDEEFKEVLDDLKDEDNVIDKEEMNANNIIDEIIEAKMEDKQIINKIEEDTKIIKKSEKTKLGRLDKIINKTLLRILRNPSTTQSFFKIFITLSDKNKLTEKILEGLLFEVLVYTKDYKEKGRPGFPILERSKVMTQQDVIDLSRHFVTTDLDRLWKILYLELKKALSNIKEESYSSTLSIINSVSSVMKVINFCLENYNVYDDTVLNTHLPFLTSFILNNYTQIDKDDKYEFLNKNIKKMILKDQILNIPENFFDLIDEFYTKENIKILQKIHPSCASCIGKFIIKYIDEENYKICLDFYEFNKIRHFRQEYYNWMINKSTKVIKESMGIFDESSGVNSKILFRELWYRFVNSQENVKKSHENVTDGNEKFNNESLLDKKLVEFDNKKTVSTLIYEYNKIFNRKYERLLIKKIYDQNIITFLKLILNNQQGHFYNIFYIVNCKTPSQDPQLKSLIKSIYNFKEIFQYIVNKYKEDKNSKGILKIIKNIVENSEIFRTKINELWNEENVTYKNIVFDILITIYLRGEDEIIKDQVDQEDINEESNEKDELNNIEIINEEIIDEEINENSGEKDKSNKSCRKKLHHRNLKIRAIKIIQYLIKAEIINKFDIAKVNFESVINLCRKYKNDPALILPTGDLLELKDDSQILNSYSEILYEECFYFDDLLNFIFNLDTKHKIIIFPNLLENVKDGKYSFTIYNLIINKMLDLNYTNFNWAQITKSMIKKFIFFYETNFEESDDVYTRRQKIQNIDELSISLFNTFSGYFIEYLINSKFSSKYISNLSFRERLYSGILSSYAINQDKTFKFLMDFDSILTEDELLEIHSKFKMTLYQITNYRSFSDFYTLLYLLRTYSLLLDEHSQLLSTIYQTISCMQKNDLNESEIMLLLDFLCKLQYTSKIRSALLTFLSYFFNLLKKFYKLIDKLLILLENPTITVKNMKNFLLDYLDTKDFFLYEINKKSYIYKQLINIELNIMDDLIYKLESSFFVSQVSDINIKCNVLKRIAFLIFSNDFNKFLGFIPKMIELIVNFIQHNSTKVRKQIWFLIKIICVKIHHSKLLPLFPVIFTEILTFLNQNKIVENFEYLEICKLMDLIFLVNSCETFEFKNFCIGTSFRDEKLEEKNQEINDTNKQLRAYPLFTILYKKLSPVDLEISKNLENQDTRHLFFTQKNQEKRKLFFTQKNINLEDILRFFKSGAEFYNLQDTNNQVIDVDLLEKTLILEFQD from the coding sequence ATGTCGCTTAAGGAGAAATACACACTTGAAATTACAAGGAAACTTgactattttaaaaatgccAAAGAATGGCCCGATTTCATTTCTCTTCTCACTTCTATAGACACTACTATTGAGACATATTCCTTACCATTTATTCCTAAGCTAgaatatttatcaaaaagaCTTAATCAATGTTTAAACCCTCTTCTTCCTGCTGGAGTCCATCTCAAGGCCTTAGAGACTTattctataatattttctactATCTCTGAAGATGACTTTATTAGTAATTTCGGCGTGTACACACTGGGCCTCTTTAATTTTGGTATAAATTCCCGAGTCTTAGTTCTTAGCTCTTATCTTAGTTTActagataaatttattattccTTTAGGTGTAAAAATAGAGTCTTTTACTATTAATGTTTTGTACGGCATTTTGCCGTCTATAGACACAGACGGCgaatattacaaaattgGACTTGATTTATTAAGCAAGTACAAGGATTTAATAGACAAAAAggtcttttatatttccaTGTGGCAGATCTTTCTCCAGAATGTCGAATATAGATTATCagttatattgtttttaatgaaCGAGCCTTTAAATTACGAAGAGATGGTGTTCGATAAGATTTTAGTAATCAGAGCCTTAAAAGAAGGATTGAGAAGTGAAGATTTGTTGATATTGAGGAATACATTGAATTTGATCTTGTATATGTTCcctagtaaaaatttaagtagTGAAATGAACTGTGAAATATTAGAAGGAATGTTTCAGATATTCACAAAAAGAGAACAAAGTTTAAACAAGCGAATATTTCAATATCTTAGTACAAACgaagaagaagaatttaaagaagATGAGTTAGACGAAGCTGCTCTAGATgaagaatttaaagaagTATTAGATGACCTAAAAGATGAAGACAATGTAATCGACAAAGAAGAAATGAAtgcaaataatataatagatGAAATTATAGAAGCGAAAATGGAagataaacaaattataaataaaatcgaggaagatacaaaaataattaaaaaatcagaaaAGACGAAATTGGGTAGGTTagacaaaataataaataagacTCTTTTGAGGATTCTTAGAAATCCTTCTACTACTCAatccttttttaaaatcttcattACTCTGTCAGACAAGAATAAATTGACAGAGAAGATCCTAGAGGGTCTCCTCTTTGAAGTCTTAGTTTACACTAAAGATTACAAAGAAAAAGGCAGGCCAGGCTTTCCGATTTTAGAAAGATCGAAAGTAATGACCCAACAAGACGTCATAGACTTGAGCAGACATTTTGTCACGACAGATCTAGACAGGCtatggaaaatattatatttagagCTCAAGAAGGCACTATCAAACATTAAAGAGGAATCTTATAGTTCTACTTTGTCTATAATTAATAGCGTATCTAGTGTCATGAAAGTCATAAACTTCTGCTTAGAAAATTACAATGTCTACGATGACACAGTCTTAAACACTCATCTACCTTTTCTAACATCTTTCATATTGAACAATTACACTCAAATAGACAAAGATGACAAATACGaatttcttaataaaaatataaagaaaatgatACTTAAAGaccaaatattaaatattccAGAAAACTTTTTCGACTTAATAGACGAGTTTTACactaaagaaaatataaaaattttacaaaaaatacacCCGAGCTGCGCGTCGTGTATAGggaaatttataatcaaatatattgacgaagagaattataaaatatgcCTGGACTTCTACGAGTTCAATAAAATAAGGCATTTTAGGCAAGAATATTATAACTGGATGATTAATAAATCGACGAAAGTAATCAAAGAAAGCATGGGAATATTTGACGAGTCAAGTGGTGTGaatagtaaaatattatttagaGAATTGTGGTATAGATTTGTAAATAGTCaagaaaatgtaaaaaaaagtcaTGAAAATGTAACAGATGGTaatgaaaaattcaataatGAAAGCttattagataaaaaactaGTAGAATTTGATAATAAGAAAACTGTAAGCACATTGATTTAcgaatataataaaatattcaatagAAAATACGAGAGGCTTCTcattaagaaaatatacGACCAGAACATAATAACattcttaaaattaatactaAATAATCAACAAGGCCACTTTTAcaacatattttatatcgTAAACTGTAAAACACCAAGTCAAGATCCCCAACTAAAAAGCcttataaaatcaatatacaattttaaagaaatatttcaatatattgtaaataaatataaagaagacAAAAACTCAAAAGgaattttaaagataattaaaaatatagtagAAAATTCGGAGATATTTAGAACCAAAATAAACGAATTATGGAATGAAGAAAATgtaacatataaaaatatagtatttgatatattaataacAATATATCTTAGAGGAGAAGacgaaattataaaagaccAGGTAGATCAAGAAGACATTAACGAAGAATCAAATGAAAAAGACGagttaaataatattgaaattataaatgaagaaataattgatgaagaaataaatgaaaattcaGGCGAAAAAGACAAATCAAACAAATCTTGccgtaaaaaattacatcatagaaatttaaagataagagccataaaaataatacaatATCTAATAAAGgcagaaataataaataaattcgaCATAGCCAAAGTAAACTTTGAATCTGTCATAAACTTGtgtagaaaatataaaaatgatccAGCTTTGATTTTACCAACAGGAGATCTTTTAGAACTCAAAGATGACTCACAAATACTTAATTCATATTCCGAAATATTATATGAAGAATGTTTCTATTTTGATGATCTgctaaattttatatttaatttagatactaaacataaaataataatattccCTAATTTATTGGAAAATGTAAAAGATGGGAAATATTCatttacaatttataatctaattattaataagaTGTTAGATCTAAATTATACGAATTTTAATTGGGCGCAAATTACGAAAtctatgataaaaaaatttatatttttttatgaaacaAACTTTGAAGAAAGTGACGACGTGTACACACGTCGCCAAAAGATACAAAACATAGACGAATTATCTATATCACTATTTAATACATTCTCAGgatattttatagaatatttgataaattcaaaattctctagtaaatatatttctaatttatcatttagAGAAAGACTGTATTCTGGAATACTGTCTTCTTACGCTATAAATCAAGACAAAACTTTCAAATTTCTAATGGATTTTGATTCCATTCTAACAGAAGACGAGCTATTAGAAATTCACtccaaatttaaaatgactCTGTACCAAATTACAAATTATAGATCATTTTCggatttttatactttattatatttactaAGAActtattctttattattagaTGAACATAGTCAATTATTAAGTACGATTTATCAGACAATTTCCTGTATGCAAAAAAATGACTTAAACGAATCAGAAATCATGTTATTActagattttttatgtaaattaCAATATACATCAAAGATAAGATCCGCTTTATTAACTTTTctatcatatttttttaatttattgaaaaaattttacaaattaatagacaaattattaattttattagaaaaccCAACAATTACAGTAAAAAACAtgaaaaactttttattagattATTTAGATACTAaagatttctttttatatgaaatCAATAAGaaatcatatatttataaacaattaattaatatagaattaaatataatggatgatttgatttataaattagaatCAAGTTTTTTTGTATCACAAGTATCagatattaatataaaatgtaatgtattaaaaagaatagcttttttaatatttagtAATGACTTCAATAAGTTTTTAGGGTTTATACCAAAAATGATAGAATTGATAgttaattttatacaacATAATAGTACGAAAGTTAGAAAACAAATATGGTTTTTGATAAAGATTATTTGTGTAAAGATTCATCATAGCAAATTGTTACCACTTTTTCCTGTTATTTTTACGGAGATTttgacatttttaaatcaaaacAAGATAGTTGAgaattttgaatatttagaaatttgtaaattgatggatttgatatttttggTAAATTCGTGTGAGACTTTtgagtttaaaaatttttgtattggAACAAGTTTTAGAGATGAAAAATTGGAggaaaaaaatcaagaaatAAATGACACTAATAAGCAATTAAGAGCGTATCctctttttacaattttatataaaaagttgTCCCCTGTTGATCTCGaaattagtaaaaatttagaaaatcaaGACACAagacatttattttttactcagaaaaatcaagaaaagagaaaattatttttcacacagaaaaatataaatttagagGACATTTTGAGATTTTTCAAATCTGGGGCcgaattttataatttacaaGATACGAACAATCAAGTGATAGATGTTGATTTACTTGAAAAAACACttattttagaatttcaagattaa